Proteins from one Bacillus alveayuensis genomic window:
- a CDS encoding glycosyltransferase involved in cell wall biosynthesis (product_source=COG0438; cog=COG0438; superfamily=53756), producing MSKVKSIVIEPEEAQHVNPDELGRILHLPYNPGGQMSTQALALKKLGVNTSFCSYPSSSKYKYPTDIPSPLIQYPLFKKEGAMLQFCKKNINHYDLFHFHGGQTFTEYAYKDLPFLKYHQKKMVMNFWGSEVRRLSIAKRNNPFAVAKMTDENLIISRLELLSNYFDTAIVPDHELLEYVYGYFKKIYIIRISVDHSKFTPFYPSVQKGKPVVIHAPSDRRLKGTEHIHKAVQQLKNSIDFEYVLIENMSNAQALEYYKKADIVIDQLQLGIYATFAIESMLLGKPVIAYIRDDLKQKYPPDLPILSASPHTIEQTLYHLLINPKLRYELGVKSRQYALKHHTAQRIARQLVTVYKHKIHS from the coding sequence ATGTCCAAAGTAAAAAGTATCGTTATAGAGCCAGAAGAAGCGCAGCATGTCAACCCCGATGAATTAGGACGTATTCTTCATTTACCGTATAATCCTGGCGGCCAAATGAGCACACAAGCTCTTGCTTTAAAAAAATTAGGTGTAAATACATCCTTTTGCAGTTATCCTTCCTCTTCGAAATATAAATATCCCACCGACATTCCTTCCCCCTTAATACAATATCCATTATTTAAAAAGGAAGGAGCTATGCTTCAATTTTGTAAAAAAAATATAAATCATTATGACCTTTTTCATTTTCATGGGGGCCAAACCTTCACGGAATATGCTTATAAAGACCTTCCTTTCTTAAAATATCATCAAAAAAAGATGGTCATGAATTTTTGGGGGTCAGAAGTACGAAGACTTTCCATTGCAAAGAGAAACAATCCATTTGCTGTTGCCAAAATGACGGATGAAAATTTAATCATTTCAAGATTAGAACTGCTTTCCAATTATTTTGATACAGCCATTGTTCCAGACCATGAACTATTAGAGTATGTATATGGATATTTCAAAAAAATATATATTATACGAATATCGGTTGATCATAGCAAGTTTACTCCATTTTACCCATCAGTACAAAAGGGAAAACCAGTTGTGATTCACGCGCCAAGCGACCGTCGCTTGAAAGGTACAGAGCATATTCATAAAGCTGTTCAACAATTGAAAAATTCCATAGATTTTGAATATGTTCTCATTGAAAATATGTCGAACGCACAGGCATTAGAATATTATAAAAAAGCCGACATTGTCATTGATCAGCTTCAACTTGGCATATATGCTACATTTGCAATTGAAAGCATGTTATTAGGCAAGCCTGTCATCGCCTATATTCGCGATGATTTAAAACAGAAATATCCACCGGATTTACCTATTCTGTCAGCTTCTCCTCATACGATTGAGCAAACACTTTATCATCTGTTAATCAATCCTAAGCTCCGTTATGAGCTAGGTGTAAAAAGCCGTCAGTATGCCTTGAAACACCATACAGCTCAAAGGATTGCCCGTCAATTGGTGACAGTATATAAACATAAAATACATTCGTAA
- a CDS encoding hypothetical protein (product_source=Hypo-rule applied; pfam=PF13579; superfamily=53756) has product MKKVLCICYFFPPLGMSQRSVKFVKYLSLYGWQPIVLAPQSSNYHRKDPAMLNEIPKNCQIIRVPSSEDLPKIPLVRNEDFQTGWYPEALKLGLETMEKEKINMIYSTASPYLSHLVAMKIKEMTGTPWVADFRDEWTTNPYIVNKYSHEVIRINQKFEKQVLTNADGVISVSEQITNILYELSGLESKEKFFTIMNGYDPMDFRHLNFNKRKRNKKLTICYMGSLYGMRRALAQQFFQILDQSLAKKILKQDEIELLMVGDPLCQIGLHVKEITRNTGYVNHLSALNEAAAADLFLLFISPKEGEQTVTSKIFELINLNKPILAIVPPNGVAANIIRNTQTGIVIDSQYPKTAIPYIQYFLKQWKLGNLNISPNQYEIEKYNRKEQTKMLASIMDTILLNDSKNE; this is encoded by the coding sequence ATGAAAAAAGTATTATGTATTTGTTATTTCTTTCCTCCACTTGGAATGAGTCAGAGGTCTGTGAAATTTGTCAAATATCTTTCACTTTATGGGTGGCAGCCAATTGTATTAGCTCCACAATCCTCAAATTATCACCGCAAAGATCCTGCGATGCTAAATGAAATTCCTAAAAACTGCCAAATCATTCGAGTTCCTTCAAGTGAAGATTTGCCGAAAATTCCTCTTGTCAGAAATGAAGATTTTCAAACAGGCTGGTATCCTGAAGCTTTAAAGCTAGGTCTTGAAACAATGGAAAAAGAAAAAATAAATATGATTTATTCAACAGCTTCCCCTTATCTCTCCCATCTTGTTGCCATGAAAATAAAGGAAATGACGGGGACACCATGGGTGGCAGATTTTCGAGATGAATGGACAACCAATCCTTATATTGTCAATAAATATTCACATGAAGTGATTCGTATAAATCAAAAATTCGAAAAACAAGTTTTAACAAATGCCGATGGAGTAATATCTGTTAGCGAACAAATTACGAATATTCTTTATGAATTGTCAGGATTAGAGTCTAAAGAAAAATTTTTTACAATCATGAATGGTTACGATCCTATGGACTTTCGACACTTAAATTTCAATAAAAGAAAAAGAAATAAGAAGCTTACGATTTGTTATATGGGTTCTTTATATGGAATGCGGAGAGCTTTAGCTCAGCAATTTTTTCAAATTTTAGATCAGTCGCTTGCGAAAAAAATTTTAAAACAAGATGAAATAGAACTATTAATGGTTGGAGATCCGCTTTGTCAAATCGGCTTACACGTAAAAGAAATCACTAGGAATACTGGGTATGTAAACCATTTATCAGCTTTAAACGAGGCGGCTGCAGCCGATTTATTCTTGCTTTTCATTAGTCCAAAGGAAGGGGAACAAACGGTAACGAGCAAAATTTTTGAATTAATTAACTTAAATAAGCCAATTCTTGCAATCGTTCCCCCAAATGGCGTTGCTGCAAATATTATTCGAAATACGCAAACAGGCATTGTCATTGATTCACAATATCCAAAAACAGCGATCCCTTACATTCAATATTTTTTAAAACAATGGAAATTGGGGAATCTCAACATTTCCCCTAATCAATATGAAATTGAAAAATATAACCGGAAAGAGCAAACGAAGATGTTAGCTAGCATCATGGATACGATTTTATTGAATGATTCAAAAAACGAATGA
- a CDS encoding hypothetical protein (product_source=Hypo-rule applied; cath_funfam=3.40.50.720; pfam=PF03446; superfamily=51735), with protein sequence MNQSQILQEVQHVINKGEKTIATIGMTSRRSNDFAILPRRSAFGFEAINFLVSNEHAAKECLKLLDNKVKYIFIDVEAKKNVDLMKIAQQMIKTSKLVPYKPNDATLEACDLFILNYFHHFLHDRHLLIYGVGNIGTKLALRLAERGAKVYLYSRNVQKVESISAALNSILPKYTGSKITPLQKISFSNYFDGIISFISAEEIIDEKMIPSLKNKAFVLDGGINNFSKDFYKKRTEKCLNCYRLDVRLGFAYTLLPLFDNVNVFLKEIQGREVIDGVVIVSGGVIGEDGDIVVDKVVNPTQIVGVANGLGGLKHASDYTKEDQKNILKVQQALSKF encoded by the coding sequence ATGAATCAATCCCAAATTCTTCAAGAAGTACAGCATGTGATCAACAAAGGGGAAAAAACGATCGCCACAATCGGCATGACATCACGACGTTCAAACGATTTTGCTATTTTGCCCCGCAGAAGTGCTTTCGGGTTTGAGGCTATTAATTTCCTTGTTTCGAATGAACATGCAGCCAAAGAATGCTTAAAACTGTTAGATAATAAAGTAAAGTATATATTTATCGATGTGGAGGCGAAAAAAAACGTTGATTTAATGAAAATAGCGCAACAAATGATCAAAACGAGCAAGCTTGTGCCTTATAAACCAAATGATGCTACACTAGAAGCTTGCGATTTATTCATCTTAAATTATTTTCATCACTTTCTTCATGATCGGCATTTATTAATTTATGGAGTTGGAAATATCGGTACAAAATTAGCCTTGCGTTTAGCAGAGAGGGGGGCGAAAGTATATTTATATTCAAGAAATGTTCAAAAGGTGGAATCGATTAGTGCAGCGTTAAACTCCATCCTTCCGAAATATACGGGTTCCAAAATTACTCCTTTACAAAAAATAAGCTTTTCAAATTATTTTGATGGCATCATTTCTTTTATATCGGCTGAAGAAATAATAGATGAGAAAATGATCCCATCTTTAAAAAATAAAGCTTTTGTTTTAGATGGGGGGATCAACAATTTTAGCAAAGATTTTTACAAAAAGAGAACGGAAAAATGTTTAAATTGCTATCGATTAGATGTACGTTTAGGCTTTGCCTACACGTTATTGCCATTATTTGATAACGTCAATGTTTTTTTAAAAGAAATTCAGGGGAGAGAAGTGATTGACGGTGTTGTGATTGTGTCAGGCGGTGTAATCGGTGAAGATGGCGATATAGTTGTTGATAAAGTGGTGAATCCGACGCAAATTGTTGGTGTTGCCAATGGTCTTGGTGGCTTAAAACACGCTTCTGATTATACAAAAGAGGACCAAAAAAACATTTTGAAGGTTCAACAGGCATTGTCTAAATTTTAA